In the genome of Streptomyces sp. P3, the window TGTCCGCGTCCGCGAGGGCCGCCATCGGGGACACGCCGGCCGCACGGCGGGCCGGGAGGTACGCGGCGACGAAGGTGACGCCGACGCCCACGACGTACGCCGACACCGGAGTCGCCCAGCCGACGACCATCTCGGTGGCCTTGAGGTTCATGCCGAACGTGCCCATGAGCTTGATCAGCCCGGCCGCGAGACCGATGCCGGCGGCCAGTCCGAGTGTGGAGCCGACGAGGCCGAGCAGGATCGCCTCGGTGAGCACCGAGCGCCGTACCTGGCGGCGGTCGGCACCCAGGGCGCGCAGCAGGCCCAGCTCACGGGTGCGCTGGGCGATCAGCATGGAGAACGTGTTGACGATGAGGAACACGCCGACCAGGACGGCGATCCCGGCGAAGCCGAGCATCACGTACTTGATGACGTCGAGGAACCCGCCCAGCGACTCGGCCGACGACTTCGCCCGCTCCTCGGCGGTCTGCACGTCGTAACGCCCCTCGCCGAGCGCGGCGGAGACGCGCCGCTCGAGCACCGCGTCGCTCACCCCCGGGGCCGCGTCGACGGAGATACCGGTCGCCCTGTCCGCCGACCCGAGGAGCCGGGCGGCGGCGGTGCGCGGGTCGAGGTAGACCAGGGCCGCGCCGGGGTTGGTGGTGGTGAAGGTGGCGATCCCGACGACCTTCACCTCGAACGAGCCCGGCTGGGCCATCACGGTCAGGGTGTCGCCGATCCGCACGTGCTTCTTGTCGGCGGTGTCGGCGTCGAGCATGGCCTCGGCGGCGCCGCCCGGGGCGTGGCCGGAGGTCAGCTTCACGGGGCTGCGGTCGGTGACGTACCAGTCGGTGGCGACGGTGGGCGCGCCGGTGGTCGGCCCGACCGACTTGTTGTCGCCGTCGACGACGGTGATGTTCTGAACGCTCACGTCCGCGTGGGCGGACGCGACGCCCTCGACCCGGGCCAGTCGCCCGGCGAGGGCGGCGGGGACGGTCTGGACCGCGCCCGTCGGCACGGAGGAGCTCAGGTCGTCGGCGGGTTCCACGGTCACGTCCGCCGACGTGGAAGCGAAGAGCCGGTCGAAGGTGCGCGTCACCGTGTCGGAGAAGATCAGACTGCCGGCCACGAACGCCACCGACAGGACGACGGCGAGCGCGGACAGCAGCAGCCGTCCCTTGTGTGCCAGAAAACTCCTGAGGGTCGCCTTCAGCACCGGGTCAGTCCTCCTCGGGAGCGTCGGCGAGCGGGCTTTCGGTCCTGCCCTCGGGCGCGTCGTCGGCCGTGTCGTCCAGGGGGCTGCCGGACCGTGGGGCGCGGCCCACGTCGAAGCGCTTCATGCGTTCCAGCACGGCCTCCGCCGAAGGCTGTTCCATCCGGTCCACCAACCGGCCGTCGGCGAGGAAGAGCACCAGATCGGAGTGGGCGGCGGCGCCCGGGTCGTGGGTGACCATGACGACCGTCTGGCCGAGGTCGTCGACGGCCTGCCGCAGGAACGCGAGGACCTCGAGCCCGGCCCGGGAGTCGAGGTTCCCCGTGGGCTCGTCCGCGAAGATCAGCTCGGGACGGGAGGCGAGCGCCCGGGCGCAGGCCACCCGCTGCTGCTGTCCGCCGGAGAGCTGGGCGGGCCGGTGCCTGAGCCGGTCCCGCAGGCCGAGCGTGTCGATCACCTGGTCCAGCCACTCCTGGTCGGGCTTGTGGCCCGCGATGTCCATGGGCAGGGTGATGTTCTCCGCCGCGTTCAGTGTCGGGATCAGGTTGAACGACTGGAACATGAACCCGATCCGGTCCCGCCTGAGCCGGGTCAGCTCCCGTTCCTTCAGCCCGGTGATCTCGGTGCCGCCGAGCCACACCTGACCGGCCGAGACGGTGTCGAGGCCGGCCAGGCAGTGCATCAGCGTGGACTTCCCGGAGCCGGACGGTCCCATGACGGCGGTGAAGCGCCCGCGCGCGATGTCCACGTCCACCGAGTCGAGGGCGATCACCGCCGTCTCGCCCGAGCCGTACGCCTTGGTCAGACCTCGGGAGCGCGCCGCGACCCCGTCGGCCGGGGCCGGGCCGGGGGTGTGCTGCGCAGCAGGTGTGGACAAGGCTGTCTCCTCGCTCGGTGATCGTGCGCGTCGTCGGTGAACCGTCCGGCCGAGCGTAGTGTGATGCGCCGCACAGCCGGTATCACTTTTCGATTCCGGCCCGCCCTTGCCGTTGCTAGCACATCGGCGCTAGCTTCGAGGTATGGCGAAGACCCAGCTGAACGTGCGCGTCGACGAGGGCACTGCCCAGGTCGCCCGCGAGCGTGCCACCGCCCGCGGCATGAGCGTCAACCGCTACATAGAAGAGCTGGTCAGACAGGACGCCGGAGAGATCGGCCATACGTTCGTCGAGGCCGCCGGTGACTTCATGAAGCAGTACGAGGCGCTCTTCGCCGAGGAGTTCGGCGCCGAGCGCGAGGGCGGCACGCGCGAAGGTCGCCGCTGAACCCTTGAGCGACCTCCGTATCGACCTCGCCTGGCTCCTCATGCTCGCCGAACAGAAGACCCCGGGAGACCCGCAGGTCACCGACTGGGGCGCGCTGGTCGCGGCCGTGGCACGCCATCAGGCGGAGATATTCGACGTCCCCGTCTACGACGACCCGCCGGCCCGCGCCGCCGCACTGCTCCAGCTCCTCATCCACGTCCCGGCCCTGGAACGCTCCAACGCGCTCTTCGCGTGCGCGGTCGCCTACGCCTACCTGGTGGCCAGCGGCCTGAAGGTCGTCACCTCCCCGGAACAGGTCCGTGACCTGGCCCGGCTGGTGAAGAACGGGGAGGCGTCCGTGGCCGACATCGCACGGGAGCTGCGGGAGTGGAGCGGGTGACGCGGTCGGCGGCCCGTCGAAGGTGATCGAGCGAGGGAATCGGCGCGTGACGCACCGGGTGATCGAGCGGGGGACGCGGCCCGTGACCGGGTGATCGAGCGGGCGGGGCTTCAGCCGGGCGCTCCGGGCCGCCACGCGGTCCCCGTCACGCAGTAGGAGAACGGCAGCCGCGGTCCGTTCTCCGGCAGCAGCACCCGCCGGTAGGGGCCCAGCTCGAAGCCGGCCTCGCGCAGCGCGCCCACCGTGTCCCGGGTGAGATGACAGCCGCCGGCCAGGTGCGGCCACACCGTGCGGTCCAGCGCGCGCTGTGTGAACCGCATGGCCGGGCCGCCGCCCGGTCCGTGCTCGAGGAAGCGCACCTCGCCGCCGGGCCGCAGCACCCGCCGCAGCTCGGCCAGGGCCCGCGGTACGTCCCGCACACTGCACAGCACCAGCGACACCACCGCCGCGTCGAACGCCTCGCTCTTGACCGGCAGCGCCTCCGCGGCTCCGGGAACCACGTCGACGGGGATGCCGGCGCGCAGCGCCTCCTCCAGCGCCAGGGCCCGCATGCGGCGCTCCGGCTCGATCGCGACGACCTCCGCGACGGCGCGCGGGTAGTGGGCGAAGTTCAGCCCGTTGCCCGCGCCGATCTCGACGACCCGGCCCGACAGCCCGGCCAGCAGCCGCTCGCGCACCGCCGCCAGACCGCCCCGGGTCTCCGCGGCCGAGCTGACCGCGGGATACCAGCGGGCGAAGAGCGGGTGGTGGACGAGATCACCGGACACCTTGCCGGAACTCGTGGACCGTATCGACATGGCGACCTCCCAGGCAGGACGGGCCTGTCCGGATCCTTCCCCGAACCGGCCCGCCGCACCCCCGTCGTGCCGCCCGCGCCGGTCACTCGACGAAGGCGCGCACCTGTGCGTAGACGCCGTGGTCGTTGTTCATGTCGTCGTGCGAGATGCAGCCGACGCCCACGTTGGTCGCCCCGCTCAGCAGCGCGGAGGAGTCCGGGTCCACGGCCGCGTCGCAGTTCGACCAGTAGGTCGCGTAGTTCACGCCGCCGGGCGTCTCGTCACCGGAGTTGAGGGCCGTCACGAACGAGCTGCCGGTGACCATCTCGGCGCAGGACCTGTACAGCCAGCTGCACAGCGAGGCGACCGACGTGCCGTGGTTGGTGCCGGCGACGGAGACGAAGTCGTCCACGAAGGCCGTCCCGCCGAGGTTCTTGAGGTAGTAGCGGGAGCTGAGCGCGCCCATGGAGTGGACGACGACGTCGACCTTGCTCGCGCCGGTCCTCGCGCGCACGTTCTTGATCTCCGTGGCCAGCTGCGCGGCCGTGGTGGCGTTCGACTGGGACCAGCTGTACGTCCACGCGTCGAGCTCGGCGGCCGTGTAGCCGTCGGCCTTGAAGTAGGCGACCCAGTCGTCCCAGCTGCTCGACGAGCTGCTGATGCCGTGCACGAAGACGATCGGATCATGGGCCGCCGCGTGGGCGGTGGGGGCGGAGACGGACAGTGACAGAAGGAGCGAAGTGGCCGCGGCCGAGAGGACCGCGGCGATGCGACGCTTGCGGCGCTGCATGATGCCTCCTGAAACAGGTGGGGTTGCCAGGAGTGTCCGGTCGGGTCTACGCGCGCCGCATCGGTGATATCGCCGGTCTTTACGGTTCAAGTAACCCGCCAGTAACGTCATGTGTGTGGTGACTCCGGTGAACCCCCCACCTCTGGACCGCACTTCGCCACCGAGGCCCCCGGACGCTGGTCCGCGCCCGGTCGCCGCGCTGCCCGAAGGCGTCCGGGCGCGCGCCCTGCGCCTCGTGCACGGCGACCCGCGCGCCGCCGTCGAACTCGCGGCCCGGCTCACCGAACGCCAGGCGGCCGGCCTCGACCCGTTGCCCACCGACCCGGCGGAGCTGGCCCCCGACGTCCTGCGCGCACACCGCCGGGAGGTCCGCGCCCTGCCCGACGACACCCGGCTGCTGCTCCTGCTCGCCGCCGCCGACCAGTACCCCGTGGCCACCCACGCCTTCCTGCGCGCCGTCGCCGCCGCCCGGCTCGACACCCGGCCGCTGGAGGCCGCCGAGACGGCCGGACTGGCGTACGCCACGGCGGGCGGTGTCGGCTTCCGCGACGCCTGGACCCGGATCGCCGCCTACGAGAGCGCCGCCCCGGCCGACCGGCGCGACGTCCACCGGCTGCTGGCCCGCGTCCTGCACGACGCAACCGAACTGCCCCGGCGCTCCTGGCACCGGGGCGCCGCCGCGCTGGGCCCCTCCGGACGGCTCGCCGCGGAGCTGGCCACCGCGGCCGACCGGGCCCGCGCCGCCGCCGACCCGGCCCTGGCCGCCGCCCTCGCGGAACGCGCCGCCGCCCTGTGCCCGGCCCCACCGGAACGCTCCCGCCTGCTCACCCGCGCGGCGGCCGACGCCTGGAACGCCGGCGAGGCCGACCGCTCCCGCGCCCTGGCCGCCCGCACCGACGCCGACGCCCTCACCGGCGTCCTCGCCCTGCGCACCGGCCACGCCGCCGAGGCCTTCGACGCGCTGGTCACGGGAGCCTCGGCCTGCGCCGACCCGGCGCCCCTGCTGGCCCGCGCCACCGAGGCCGCCGTCTACACCGGCGACCTGCGGCGCTGCCGGGAGGCGGTGGTGGCGGCACGGCAACTGGGCGTCGCACCACCGGGGGTGCTGGGCGGCATCGCCGCCGCCGTCGACGGACGCTACGAGGACGCCCGTGACCTGCTGGAGGCGACGGCGGGCAGATGCGGCCCCGGCGGCGACCCCACCGACCTGCTGCACGCCGGAATCGCCGCCCTGATGCTCGGCGACCACCCCCGGGCCGCGACCGCCACGGTGCGGGCGGCGGCCGCCGCCCGCACACGCGGTCTCACCTCCCTCGTCTCGCAGGCGCTGGAGTTCCGCGCCCACGCCGACTTCTGGACCGGCCGGCCGCGCGCCGCCGAGGCCGCCGCGCTGGACGCGCTACGGCAGGCGCAGGCCACCGGCCAGGACAACGGCGCCTGTCATCTGCAGGCAGCCCTCGCCATGTTCGCCGCGCTCACCGGCGACGCAGACCTGTGCCGCGGGCGCGCCGCCGCGGCCCGGTCCCACGCCCTCGCCCACGGCCTGGGCCTGCCCGCCGCGCTCGCCCAGTGGGCGCTCGCCCTCCTCGACCTCGGCACCGGACGCTACGGCCCCGCCGCGGCCCGGCTGCGCGCCCTCGCCGCCTTCGGCCCGGGCCACGGCCACCGCGCCGTCCGCCA includes:
- a CDS encoding fic family toxin-antitoxin system, toxin component gives rise to the protein MSDLRIDLAWLLMLAEQKTPGDPQVTDWGALVAAVARHQAEIFDVPVYDDPPARAAALLQLLIHVPALERSNALFACAVAYAYLVASGLKVVTSPEQVRDLARLVKNGEASVADIARELREWSG
- a CDS encoding triacylglycerol lipase is translated as MQRRKRRIAAVLSAAATSLLLSLSVSAPTAHAAAHDPIVFVHGISSSSSSWDDWVAYFKADGYTAAELDAWTYSWSQSNATTAAQLATEIKNVRARTGASKVDVVVHSMGALSSRYYLKNLGGTAFVDDFVSVAGTNHGTSVASLCSWLYRSCAEMVTGSSFVTALNSGDETPGGVNYATYWSNCDAAVDPDSSALLSGATNVGVGCISHDDMNNDHGVYAQVRAFVE
- a CDS encoding toxin-antitoxin system HicB family antitoxin; translated protein: MAKTQLNVRVDEGTAQVARERATARGMSVNRYIEELVRQDAGEIGHTFVEAAGDFMKQYEALFAEEFGAEREGGTREGRR
- a CDS encoding class I SAM-dependent methyltransferase, with product MSIRSTSSGKVSGDLVHHPLFARWYPAVSSAAETRGGLAAVRERLLAGLSGRVVEIGAGNGLNFAHYPRAVAEVVAIEPERRMRALALEEALRAGIPVDVVPGAAEALPVKSEAFDAAVVSLVLCSVRDVPRALAELRRVLRPGGEVRFLEHGPGGGPAMRFTQRALDRTVWPHLAGGCHLTRDTVGALREAGFELGPYRRVLLPENGPRLPFSYCVTGTAWRPGAPG
- a CDS encoding ABC transporter ATP-binding protein yields the protein MSTPAAQHTPGPAPADGVAARSRGLTKAYGSGETAVIALDSVDVDIARGRFTAVMGPSGSGKSTLMHCLAGLDTVSAGQVWLGGTEITGLKERELTRLRRDRIGFMFQSFNLIPTLNAAENITLPMDIAGHKPDQEWLDQVIDTLGLRDRLRHRPAQLSGGQQQRVACARALASRPELIFADEPTGNLDSRAGLEVLAFLRQAVDDLGQTVVMVTHDPGAAAHSDLVLFLADGRLVDRMEQPSAEAVLERMKRFDVGRAPRSGSPLDDTADDAPEGRTESPLADAPEED
- a CDS encoding helix-turn-helix transcriptional regulator, coding for MCVVTPVNPPPLDRTSPPRPPDAGPRPVAALPEGVRARALRLVHGDPRAAVELAARLTERQAAGLDPLPTDPAELAPDVLRAHRREVRALPDDTRLLLLLAAADQYPVATHAFLRAVAAARLDTRPLEAAETAGLAYATAGGVGFRDAWTRIAAYESAAPADRRDVHRLLARVLHDATELPRRSWHRGAAALGPSGRLAAELATAADRARAAADPALAAALAERAAALCPAPPERSRLLTRAAADAWNAGEADRSRALAARTDADALTGVLALRTGHAAEAFDALVTGASACADPAPLLARATEAAVYTGDLRRCREAVVAARQLGVAPPGVLGGIAAAVDGRYEDARDLLEATAGRCGPGGDPTDLLHAGIAALMLGDHPRAATATVRAAAAARTRGLTSLVSQALEFRAHADFWTGRPRAAEAAALDALRQAQATGQDNGACHLQAALAMFAALTGDADLCRGRAAAARSHALAHGLGLPAALAQWALALLDLGTGRYGPAAARLRALAAFGPGHGHRAVRHSATPHYVEAAVRTGDTRVARAAHADYDRWARAVRSVDELALSARCRALLTPGADALGHYRTALELHAEGARPFEHARTELLFGSALRRLRHRAEARDRLHSAREAFESFGAPHCAEAARAELRALGAPATPARGADSPAVLLTAQQFLIARMAAEGATNREIAVRLALSHRTIDHHLRGVFNRLGIRSRIELVRLIVQPDAQQTTSGPPEGRGVPDDVRPPGP